The following proteins are encoded in a genomic region of Acidobacteriota bacterium:
- a CDS encoding efflux RND transporter periplasmic adaptor subunit, with protein MRNYLVGSVICAMAMAGSLACGSGSTETKRNNSNTDANPGDAPLVITVAKSESRDVASVIQATGSMTAEESSDIAPKTAGKIADISVNVGQFVASGSVIARIDDRDARLRLATARASVKRAQASVLQAEARLGLGRGGSFNASTIPEVRGANANYEQTLAELKQAEANEKRYRELTETGDVALITYEQYRTARDTARARSNVAKQQLEAAINNAKQNNQAIASARADVESAQTQVADAEQAITDTVIKAPFSGFISNRAVAVGEYVSSASVVATILRTNPIKVLIQVAEADIPYIGIGRGVSVQVDAYKDRKFAGTVIAVNPAVDPVSRSAVVEATVENGDNSLRQGMFATVRINRDGGGKGVFVPRTAVYNHQATQSYRVFVVQEGIVKLRVVQLGTEEGGFAQIVTGVEADETVATSNLESLYEGAKVSF; from the coding sequence ATGAGGAATTACCTTGTTGGATCAGTAATTTGCGCGATGGCAATGGCCGGGTCGCTCGCCTGCGGTTCGGGTTCCACCGAAACCAAACGCAACAACTCAAATACCGACGCGAATCCCGGAGACGCTCCGCTTGTCATCACTGTTGCCAAGAGCGAGTCGCGAGATGTCGCATCGGTCATTCAGGCAACCGGCAGCATGACGGCTGAGGAATCGTCAGACATTGCACCTAAGACCGCAGGCAAGATCGCTGATATATCGGTCAACGTCGGACAATTTGTCGCGTCCGGTTCTGTAATTGCACGCATTGATGATCGTGATGCACGGCTAAGGTTAGCCACAGCAAGAGCGAGCGTTAAACGTGCGCAGGCAAGTGTTCTTCAGGCGGAGGCAAGGTTGGGGCTCGGCCGCGGAGGTTCTTTTAACGCATCGACGATACCCGAGGTTCGTGGGGCAAATGCGAATTACGAGCAGACGCTCGCCGAACTGAAACAGGCAGAGGCTAACGAAAAGCGGTATCGCGAACTCACGGAGACTGGCGATGTCGCGTTGATAACTTACGAGCAATATCGAACAGCCCGTGACACCGCCAGGGCCCGCTCTAATGTTGCCAAACAGCAGCTTGAAGCTGCCATAAATAACGCAAAGCAGAACAATCAGGCGATCGCCAGTGCCAGAGCCGATGTCGAATCTGCGCAGACGCAGGTTGCAGACGCCGAGCAAGCGATCACTGATACTGTTATCAAAGCTCCTTTTTCCGGCTTTATCAGCAACCGAGCGGTCGCGGTTGGCGAATACGTATCTTCGGCATCCGTTGTGGCAACGATACTGCGGACAAATCCGATCAAGGTCTTGATCCAGGTCGCCGAGGCGGATATCCCTTACATTGGCATCGGACGCGGAGTTTCGGTGCAGGTCGATGCTTATAAGGACCGAAAATTCGCAGGTACTGTAATTGCGGTAAATCCGGCAGTAGACCCGGTCTCACGTTCGGCAGTTGTCGAGGCAACGGTCGAGAATGGTGATAACTCGCTTCGCCAGGGAATGTTTGCAACTGTTCGGATCAATCGAGATGGCGGAGGGAAGGGAGTATTTGTCCCAAGAACGGCTGTATACAATCATCAGGCAACCCAATCATACCGGGTTTTTGTTGTACAAGAAGGCATCGTTAAACTTCGCGTGGTGCAGCTCGGTACTGAAGAAGGTGGATTTGCTCAGATCGTCACCGGTGTAGAGGCTGATGAAACGGTAGCAACGAGCAATCTGGAGAGTTTGTACGAAGGGGCAAAGGTGAGTTTTTAG
- a CDS encoding TolC family protein — translation MNFVVGRTIIGVATLLTLGIVAFGQGDSPTQPDQPQPSVPKFRTVTRPIPDQSRIGVQTGDQLSLTLDQAIEMALKNNNDIDASRNDVKIAEFGLLGARGVYDPLIDSESYYESRTTPTASTIGGAVNGAVTQRQFLANIGLSGFVPKFGGSYDVAFNNSRTNTTNRNATLNPQFPTSLVATYVQPLWRNRAVDNNRRQIAIAKKNLTLSDTSLRLKAIDVVSSVEQAYWNHAFALRNLQVQVDTLKQSREQVESNRRMVDQGVLAPIEIVAAEAQIANFEQLIFLAQETVTRSENTLKTLVLPDRTAAEWSRPLTPVSPMSQIIPKIGLEIAVTEALSNRPEIEQIQINEDINKIDLKYFRNQTKPQIDLVGSYTSAGLAGTPNPLASGVANLPPNLIGGYGNSLGNLLQQDYPTYRIGVQISLPWGNRVAKANLGRTQVLADRLANNRAQTEQLIEAEVRNALQALRSAESRLTSATAARSAAEELSASEQRQFRAGTTTFLLVSLRQTELLAARGRELQAQTDLNIAISEFYRALGKTLAVNNVVVTK, via the coding sequence TTGAACTTCGTCGTTGGCCGCACCATAATTGGCGTGGCGACGCTGCTTACCCTTGGCATTGTCGCTTTTGGGCAGGGAGATTCCCCGACTCAACCTGATCAGCCTCAGCCGTCCGTTCCCAAGTTCAGGACAGTCACGAGGCCAATACCGGACCAGTCGCGGATCGGAGTCCAAACGGGCGATCAGCTTTCGCTCACATTGGACCAGGCTATCGAAATGGCGCTGAAAAACAACAATGACATCGATGCGTCGCGAAATGATGTGAAGATCGCCGAGTTCGGATTGCTCGGTGCCAGAGGCGTGTACGACCCGTTGATCGATTCGGAATCGTATTACGAAAGCCGCACGACTCCAACTGCTTCGACGATCGGCGGTGCAGTGAATGGTGCCGTCACCCAGCGGCAGTTCCTCGCGAATATCGGCCTTTCGGGATTTGTACCTAAATTCGGCGGATCTTATGACGTTGCCTTCAATAATTCGCGTACGAACACGACAAACCGCAACGCAACGCTTAATCCGCAATTTCCGACTTCGCTGGTCGCGACTTATGTCCAGCCGCTATGGAGAAACCGGGCAGTCGATAATAATCGCCGACAGATAGCGATCGCAAAAAAGAATCTGACGCTGTCGGACACGTCGCTCAGGCTAAAGGCGATCGACGTCGTTTCCAGCGTTGAACAGGCTTATTGGAACCACGCTTTTGCTCTACGCAACCTGCAAGTTCAGGTCGATACGCTTAAGCAATCACGCGAACAAGTAGAAAGCAATCGCCGCATGGTCGACCAAGGCGTACTAGCACCTATCGAGATCGTAGCGGCCGAAGCACAGATCGCAAATTTTGAGCAGCTGATCTTTCTTGCTCAGGAGACTGTTACGCGTTCGGAAAATACGCTGAAGACGTTGGTATTGCCGGACCGGACCGCGGCAGAATGGTCACGGCCGTTGACACCGGTCTCGCCGATGTCGCAGATCATTCCGAAGATCGGCCTCGAGATCGCCGTTACTGAGGCGTTGTCCAATCGACCCGAGATCGAACAGATCCAGATCAACGAAGACATCAACAAGATCGACCTGAAATACTTCAGAAATCAAACAAAACCGCAGATCGACCTAGTCGGTTCGTATACTTCTGCGGGCCTCGCCGGAACGCCGAATCCGCTGGCATCGGGCGTCGCCAATTTGCCGCCGAACCTGATCGGCGGGTATGGTAATTCGCTGGGCAATCTGCTCCAACAGGATTATCCAACGTATCGGATCGGCGTTCAGATCTCGCTGCCGTGGGGCAATCGCGTCGCCAAAGCAAATCTTGGCCGAACGCAGGTACTTGCAGATCGGCTCGCAAATAATCGTGCCCAGACCGAGCAATTGATCGAGGCCGAGGTCCGCAATGCTCTCCAAGCACTGCGTTCTGCCGAGTCCCGTTTGACTTCAGCGACAGCAGCCCGATCGGCGGCGGAAGAATTGTCGGCCAGCGAGCAGCGTCAATTCCGTGCCGGCACAACGACATTTCTTCTGGTGTCGCTTCGCCAAACGGAACTTCTGGCGGCCCGCGGACGTGAACTCCAGGCCCAGACCGACCTAAACATCGCTATCTCCGAATTCTACCGTGCACTTGGCAAGACCCTGGCCGTTAACAACGTTGTCGTGACAAAATAA
- a CDS encoding glutaredoxin: MSLVLYTKPDCPYCQRAREHYDAHGIEYIEHDAQNDKLRQREMLEFSGGDLTVPCIIQNGEYIASGWGDPPRG; this comes from the coding sequence ATGTCCTTAGTATTGTATACCAAACCGGATTGTCCGTATTGCCAGCGGGCGCGTGAACATTATGATGCTCACGGGATCGAGTATATTGAGCACGACGCTCAGAACGACAAGCTTCGCCAGCGCGAAATGCTCGAGTTTTCTGGGGGCGATCTGACCGTTCCGTGCATTATCCAGAACGGCGAATACATTGCTTCGGGTTGGGGTGATCCGCCCCGCGGCTGA
- a CDS encoding efflux RND transporter permease subunit, with amino-acid sequence MQWLAEICVHRPVFATVIVMFLTVVGGFSFFTLGVDRFPKIDLPTISVRTSNPGAAPEEIETEITDVVEGALNTVPGVEEMRSSSSRGSSNVTLTFNLEKDPDVAFQEIQQKLSNVINRLPDSADPPSAQKSDPDSQPILMYTISAPRDIMELTEQVEQLIQKRIESADGVGEVFMWGSRSPQIRVNVNPDRLRAFNIPVTDVTAAIRSQNQEMPGGNIVEGQRTLGVRTMSKLTEVDQFNDVVITTRNGFPIKIKDIGTVEKTGGEPSSAASLDGVPAVSVGIRKQAGANTIAVINNVKGRMASIIPNLPSDMKIALIRDQSEFIQNSLTAIEEHLVLGGLFAAISVFLFLWNFRSTIIAALAIPISIIAAFAAIAAFGFSLNQMTMLALTLMVGIVIDDAIVVLENIYRFVEEKGMDPFQAAIEGTREIGLAVLATTLSLLAVFIPVGFMTGIVGRFMSSFGLTAAAAIAVSLVVSFTLTPMLAARWIKRKAAKKERTASTSFDDESFDQAGQDAKAVLEAGHVNDSKAGWFYRQIDGGYTWLLRLAMRFRWAVVLLCVITVASIVPLYKFVGMAFLPDEDESLYQVNIRGPQGTSLSATQSILDRIARDIRAEIPGVKNTLILAGFGRGSGSNNGFINVALVPVGERKKSQAELINQTRAIAKKYSSKDYQVTVSASSSIAGSIGLGRGGSSVGMYIAGPDMAKLTEYANAMVERMKQDPIYRDPDTSIEVGNPEVRVTIDRTKAADLGVRAGDVAQALNILSAGQITSTFSENSKQYDVVVRAEEAYRRDRSNFKFFTVGSSNGGTVDLERVIKIDEGLSPSSINRLNRQRQVTVSAGLPPNAAESDAIAKMEKFAAELKMPAEYVVGVTGQSKELQKAYEAFLYAFLLSFVFMYLILAAQFESFIHPVTILITLPLSVPFALLSTAIAGQTLNIFSALGILLLFGIVKKNAILQIDHTNTLRSQGLGRYDAIIQANRDRLRPILMTTLALVAGMIPLTLGTGAGAATNRSIGILVVGGQSMCLLLTLLAVPVFYSIFDDAQQSTVFQSIAGGIRSTFGRLRGKRGSDLPSNTGDAA; translated from the coding sequence ATGCAGTGGCTGGCTGAAATTTGTGTACATCGACCTGTATTCGCGACAGTGATCGTCATGTTTCTGACGGTCGTGGGCGGATTTAGCTTCTTTACGCTTGGCGTCGATCGCTTTCCAAAGATCGATCTGCCGACCATCTCGGTTCGGACGAGCAATCCCGGAGCGGCTCCCGAAGAGATCGAGACCGAGATCACTGACGTGGTCGAAGGAGCACTTAACACGGTTCCCGGTGTCGAAGAAATGCGGTCGAGTTCGTCACGCGGCAGCTCAAACGTAACACTCACATTCAACCTCGAAAAGGATCCGGACGTTGCCTTTCAGGAGATCCAGCAGAAGCTCAGCAATGTGATCAACCGGCTACCGGATAGTGCCGACCCGCCTTCGGCACAGAAGAGCGATCCCGATTCGCAGCCGATCCTGATGTATACCATTAGTGCCCCGCGCGACATTATGGAGCTCACCGAACAGGTCGAGCAGTTGATACAAAAGCGCATCGAAAGTGCTGACGGCGTCGGCGAGGTCTTTATGTGGGGCTCGCGTTCGCCGCAGATCCGTGTGAACGTCAATCCGGACCGGCTGCGAGCTTTCAATATTCCTGTGACCGACGTGACTGCAGCGATACGCTCACAAAATCAAGAGATGCCGGGCGGCAATATCGTCGAAGGCCAGCGAACGCTTGGCGTTCGAACGATGAGCAAGCTGACCGAGGTAGATCAGTTCAATGATGTCGTCATAACGACGCGTAACGGCTTTCCGATCAAGATAAAGGACATTGGAACGGTCGAAAAGACGGGTGGTGAGCCAAGCTCGGCGGCTTCGCTCGACGGCGTTCCGGCTGTGTCCGTTGGTATTCGCAAACAGGCCGGAGCCAATACGATCGCTGTTATTAACAACGTCAAGGGCCGAATGGCCAGTATCATTCCAAACCTGCCGTCTGACATGAAGATCGCACTCATCCGCGATCAGTCGGAGTTTATTCAAAATTCGCTTACTGCGATCGAAGAGCACCTCGTCTTGGGCGGGCTTTTTGCGGCGATCAGCGTTTTTCTCTTTCTTTGGAATTTCCGCTCGACCATCATTGCGGCCCTGGCGATCCCGATATCGATCATTGCAGCATTTGCCGCTATCGCAGCGTTCGGTTTTTCGCTCAATCAGATGACAATGCTGGCACTGACCTTGATGGTCGGTATTGTTATCGACGATGCGATCGTTGTGCTCGAGAATATTTACCGATTCGTCGAAGAAAAGGGCATGGATCCGTTTCAGGCAGCGATCGAAGGAACCCGCGAGATCGGCCTGGCTGTTTTGGCGACCACGCTTTCGCTGCTTGCGGTGTTCATTCCTGTCGGATTTATGACCGGCATTGTGGGCCGGTTCATGTCTTCGTTCGGACTGACGGCGGCCGCGGCCATCGCGGTGTCGCTCGTAGTCTCATTCACGCTGACGCCTATGCTGGCAGCACGCTGGATCAAGCGGAAAGCGGCAAAAAAAGAGCGGACAGCATCGACAAGCTTTGACGACGAGTCGTTTGATCAGGCCGGTCAGGATGCGAAGGCGGTTTTGGAAGCAGGTCACGTCAACGATTCAAAAGCAGGCTGGTTCTATCGCCAGATCGACGGCGGGTATACTTGGCTTCTTCGGCTGGCGATGCGGTTCCGTTGGGCTGTTGTATTATTATGCGTTATTACTGTCGCTTCGATCGTTCCGCTTTATAAGTTTGTGGGCATGGCTTTCTTGCCCGACGAGGATGAATCGCTTTATCAAGTGAATATTCGCGGCCCGCAGGGAACTTCACTGTCGGCAACACAATCGATCCTTGATCGAATTGCCCGAGACATTCGAGCAGAGATCCCAGGCGTGAAGAATACGCTTATTCTCGCCGGGTTCGGCCGCGGGTCCGGCTCAAATAACGGATTTATCAATGTTGCATTGGTGCCGGTTGGCGAACGTAAGAAGTCGCAAGCCGAACTAATCAATCAAACACGGGCTATCGCGAAAAAGTATTCGTCCAAGGATTATCAGGTAACCGTATCGGCGTCTTCTTCGATAGCAGGCAGCATCGGCCTCGGCCGGGGCGGTTCATCGGTCGGGATGTACATCGCAGGGCCGGATATGGCAAAGCTTACGGAATATGCTAACGCGATGGTCGAGAGAATGAAGCAGGACCCGATCTATCGAGATCCGGACACTTCGATAGAGGTTGGCAATCCCGAGGTCCGCGTGACCATCGACCGCACAAAGGCGGCAGATCTGGGCGTTCGGGCCGGTGACGTTGCTCAGGCATTGAATATCCTTTCGGCCGGTCAGATCACATCGACCTTTAGCGAGAATTCAAAGCAATACGACGTTGTTGTCCGAGCAGAAGAAGCCTATCGCCGCGACCGCAGCAATTTCAAGTTCTTCACCGTCGGTTCTTCGAATGGCGGTACAGTCGATCTCGAGCGGGTCATTAAGATAGACGAAGGCCTATCGCCTTCATCGATCAATCGTCTGAATCGCCAAAGGCAAGTAACGGTTTCGGCCGGATTGCCGCCTAATGCTGCTGAATCAGACGCGATCGCAAAAATGGAGAAGTTCGCCGCAGAACTGAAGATGCCGGCAGAATACGTTGTCGGAGTCACGGGCCAGTCCAAGGAACTGCAGAAAGCTTATGAGGCATTCCTTTATGCATTTCTTCTGTCATTTGTGTTCATGTATTTGATCCTTGCTGCACAGTTCGAATCATTCATTCATCCTGTCACGATCCTTATAACACTGCCGCTATCGGTGCCGTTCGCTTTGCTTTCTACGGCGATCGCGGGGCAGACGCTGAATATCTTCTCGGCTCTCGGCATTTTACTGCTGTTTGGAATCGTCAAGAAGAACGCGATCCTTCAGATCGACCATACTAATACGCTGAGATCACAGGGATTGGGCCGCTATGATGCGATCATTCAGGCGAACCGCGACCGGTTGCGTCCGATTCTAATGACCACGCTGGCACTTGTTGCCGGCATGATCCCGCTTACCTTAGGAACCGGTGCCGGGGCGGCGACAAACCGTTCGATCGGAATTCTTGTCGTGGGTGGACAGTCGATGTGCTTGCTGCTGACCCTGCTTGCGGTTCCGGTTTTTTACTCGATCTTCGATGACGCCCAGCAATCAACGGTATTTCAGTCGATAGCAGGCGGCATTCGCAGCACTTTCGGCAGATTGCGTGGAAAACGCGGATCCGATCTTCCGTCAAATACCGGAGATGCCGCCTGA
- a CDS encoding type IV pilus twitching motility protein PilT, which yields MDSLFQQMSDIGASDLHLSVSMSPMIRKDGKMKPLKEGEQALTSDAMRTLLTSIMPPKNQEEFSMRNDTDFAYEIPNLARFRCNVFMDRKGMGAVFRIIPTKILTAEQLGLSKAIMDLCSLSKGLVVVTGPTGSGKSTTLCAMVDSINKNRKDHIITIEDPIEFTHENQKCLVNQREVHNHTDSFKDALRAALREDPDILLVGEMRDLETISIAIETAETGHLVFGTLHTTTAASTVDRIIDQFPADRQQQIRVMLSESLKGVIAQTLLPKKGGGRVAALEVLIVTPAISNLIREGKTFQIPSAMQTGKTHGMVMLNDALYAHVESGMVEPRDAYVKAVDKAGFEMLLTRGGFSL from the coding sequence ATGGATTCGCTATTCCAGCAAATGTCGGATATCGGTGCATCGGACCTTCATCTCTCGGTCAGTATGTCGCCGATGATCCGCAAGGACGGCAAGATGAAGCCGCTGAAGGAAGGCGAACAGGCCTTGACATCCGATGCGATGCGAACGCTTTTGACATCGATCATGCCGCCAAAGAATCAGGAAGAATTCTCAATGCGCAACGATACCGATTTTGCGTACGAGATCCCGAATCTGGCTCGTTTCCGCTGCAATGTGTTCATGGATCGAAAGGGCATGGGGGCGGTGTTTCGAATCATCCCGACCAAAATTTTGACGGCGGAACAGCTAGGGCTTTCGAAAGCGATCATGGACCTTTGCTCGCTGTCAAAAGGACTGGTCGTAGTAACGGGACCGACCGGTTCCGGTAAGTCGACGACGCTGTGTGCGATGGTCGATTCTATTAACAAAAATCGAAAAGATCACATCATTACGATCGAGGATCCGATCGAATTTACGCACGAAAACCAAAAATGCCTCGTCAATCAGCGTGAGGTGCATAACCACACCGATTCGTTCAAAGATGCACTAAGGGCCGCTCTTCGCGAAGACCCGGACATCCTGCTCGTCGGCGAAATGCGAGATCTCGAGACCATCTCTATCGCGATCGAGACCGCCGAAACCGGCCACCTTGTGTTTGGAACGCTGCATACGACGACAGCCGCATCGACGGTCGACCGAATAATCGATCAGTTCCCGGCTGATAGACAACAGCAGATACGCGTAATGCTTTCAGAATCTCTCAAAGGGGTGATAGCCCAAACACTGCTGCCGAAAAAGGGCGGCGGCCGTGTTGCGGCTCTTGAGGTCCTGATCGTAACGCCGGCGATCTCAAATCTGATACGCGAAGGCAAGACTTTCCAGATTCCGTCAGCGATGCAAACCGGCAAAACGCACGGCATGGTCATGCTCAATGATGCCCTTTACGCCCACGTGGAAAGCGGTATGGTCGAGCCCAGGGACGCATACGTCAAGGCCGTGGACAAAGCAGGCTTTGAGATGCTCTTAACACGCGGCGGATTCTCGCTTTAG
- a CDS encoding (2Fe-2S)-binding protein, whose protein sequence is MEHHDIFAPFDKLIEIDILGEKRMVPENNSLLRCFQFLAMENISYGEFCWNGECINCQVWLQNGDKEKAVMSCRTTVAEDMKIVRLAEGIDLADN, encoded by the coding sequence ATGGAACACCATGATATCTTTGCTCCTTTCGATAAGCTGATCGAAATCGACATTCTCGGCGAAAAGCGTATGGTCCCGGAGAACAATTCGCTGCTCAGGTGTTTTCAGTTTCTCGCGATGGAAAATATCTCGTACGGCGAATTCTGCTGGAACGGCGAATGCATCAACTGCCAGGTCTGGCTCCAAAACGGCGACAAAGAAAAAGCGGTCATGTCCTGCCGCACCACCGTTGCCGAAGATATGAAGATCGTTAGGTTGGCTGAGGGTATTGATCTCGCTGACAACTAA